A single genomic interval of Spirosoma taeanense harbors:
- a CDS encoding beta strand repeat-containing protein yields MKNQYVLLLLLVGQTALAQTGPAINVPLSTYNLRANSEQRYRFQLPISSTLTKTVGIGSYKAFDDPAAPYNTYLGYSAGSGSSTYGNRNTVYIGSYAGAFGHRGGSNNVAVGAFAYYSQYAGVYNVMVGDSAGYNTGGGSANTFVGAGAGIQNTSGFNTFVGYRAGRLNTGGQDNTFVGASAGTQNTIGVNNTFIGSGAGASNTTGLNNVMLGYGAGSNNTAGVNSVFLGLQAGAGNTTGKQNQYMGVQAGFGNGTGSSNIAIGMRAGYNNKSASYNIMIGDSAGLNNLAWNNIMIGSKAGLANFNGTENTLIGIRAGTNTTAGSNTMLGFQAGLSNTTGQFNTFLGVQAGQNNTNGNSNVMIGTNAGYANTSGTANFFVGDNAGAGNTTGGYNVYLGTNAGNGTGVNGSNNLAIGFEAGRGNSGGTTNTFLGFRADAGASGLQNAAAIGANARVTVNNALVLGNNANVGIGTTAPSVRLHVTSGVANSSGLRLENLTSSSPAAGSASKFLTVDGTGTVILANYGSGGRVAADALWERNGQILHSRNADRVVIGQDIARMPADYNLFVSKGILTEKVKVAVKNTAEWSDYVFAPTYQLKPLAEVEEFIKTNQHLPGVPSAEGMVEQGNDLHQTDAMLLRKIEELTLYVIALEKRSQLQDQKNRRLTRQVAELRRQRR; encoded by the coding sequence ATGAAAAATCAATACGTACTCCTGTTGCTGCTGGTTGGACAGACTGCACTGGCGCAGACGGGACCAGCCATCAATGTACCGCTCTCTACCTATAACCTGCGCGCGAACAGTGAGCAGCGCTACCGTTTCCAGCTCCCGATTTCTTCTACGTTGACTAAAACCGTCGGCATTGGATCTTACAAGGCGTTTGATGATCCGGCGGCTCCCTACAATACGTACCTGGGGTATTCGGCGGGCAGCGGGAGTTCTACGTATGGTAATCGGAATACGGTGTACATTGGCTCATACGCCGGAGCCTTTGGGCATCGGGGAGGATCGAATAACGTGGCGGTGGGCGCTTTTGCGTATTACTCCCAATACGCCGGGGTTTATAACGTAATGGTAGGTGATAGTGCCGGATACAATACGGGTGGTGGATCGGCGAATACATTTGTTGGCGCCGGGGCTGGCATACAGAATACGTCGGGGTTTAATACGTTCGTTGGGTACCGGGCGGGGCGGCTCAACACGGGCGGGCAGGACAACACCTTTGTGGGGGCCAGCGCCGGTACTCAGAATACTATAGGGGTAAACAACACCTTCATTGGTTCGGGGGCGGGGGCGTCCAACACCACCGGGCTAAATAACGTCATGCTGGGCTACGGCGCTGGCAGTAATAATACGGCTGGCGTAAACAGCGTTTTCCTGGGCTTGCAGGCCGGAGCTGGTAACACCACCGGCAAGCAGAATCAGTACATGGGCGTTCAGGCAGGGTTTGGCAATGGTACGGGGTCCAGCAATATCGCTATTGGTATGCGGGCGGGCTACAATAATAAAAGCGCGTCTTACAACATCATGATTGGCGACAGTGCCGGACTGAATAATCTGGCCTGGAATAATATCATGATCGGCAGCAAAGCCGGATTAGCCAATTTTAATGGAACTGAAAACACCCTGATTGGCATTCGGGCCGGAACGAATACGACCGCCGGATCAAACACCATGCTGGGGTTTCAGGCGGGGCTAAGCAACACCACGGGTCAGTTCAACACCTTTCTGGGCGTACAGGCGGGGCAGAATAATACAAACGGTAATTCCAACGTCATGATCGGTACGAACGCGGGTTACGCCAACACCAGCGGTACGGCCAATTTCTTTGTGGGTGACAACGCCGGGGCCGGTAACACGACCGGCGGCTATAACGTCTACTTAGGCACCAACGCCGGTAACGGCACGGGCGTTAATGGCTCCAACAACCTGGCTATTGGTTTCGAAGCTGGCCGGGGCAACAGTGGCGGCACTACTAATACTTTCCTGGGCTTCCGGGCCGATGCGGGCGCGTCGGGACTGCAAAATGCGGCTGCCATTGGCGCTAACGCCCGCGTAACGGTGAACAACGCGCTGGTGCTGGGCAACAACGCTAACGTAGGTATCGGTACCACGGCGCCCTCGGTCCGGCTCCATGTCACCAGTGGGGTAGCCAATAGCTCGGGGTTGCGGCTGGAGAACCTGACCAGTAGCTCGCCCGCAGCGGGTAGCGCCAGCAAGTTTCTGACGGTGGATGGAACGGGCACGGTGATCCTGGCCAACTACGGCAGTGGTGGTCGCGTAGCGGCCGACGCCCTCTGGGAACGTAATGGTCAGATTCTGCATAGCCGAAATGCCGACCGGGTCGTAATTGGACAGGACATCGCCCGAATGCCCGCCGATTACAATCTGTTTGTGAGTAAGGGGATTCTGACTGAAAAGGTGAAGGTAGCGGTGAAAAACACTGCCGAGTGGAGCGATTACGTGTTCGCCCCAACCTATCAACTCAAGCCGCTGGCTGAGGTCGAGGAGTTCATCAAGACCAACCAGCACCTGCCGGGTGTCCCCTCGGCCGAGGGCATGGTCGAGCAGGGTAACGATCTCCACCAGACCGATGCGATGCTACTCAGAAAGATTGAAGAGCTGACACTTTACGTCATTGCGCTCGAAAAACGCTCTCAGTTGCAGGATCAGAAGAATCGCCGGTTAACCCGGCAGGTTGCTGAACTGCGTCGTCAGCGTCGGTAA